From a single Maylandia zebra isolate NMK-2024a linkage group LG3, Mzebra_GT3a, whole genome shotgun sequence genomic region:
- the LOC143414817 gene encoding uncharacterized protein LOC143414817 isoform X3, protein MPPIFVQTKTAESGKDVTLPCQAPHNNLIGVKWRKADLGEEYVYLNRRGQPQPQGQHPSFKNWVDLQDRQMKYGDLSLTLKNVTRSNTGTYECLVFEDETVSWKSLSNISLTVVDPPGQTGGHTEDGGKEDGGKEDGGKEDGGKEDQSVGLKVGLTVCTLLLFAVIAGIIYKFVTCKEKNSHDLPADQDVCLKQTIFSFNSV, encoded by the exons atgcccccgatttttg tCCAGACGAAGACAGCTGAATCTGGAAAGGACGTCACTCTGCCATGTCAAGCTCCACACAACAACTTGATAGGTGTAAAGTGGCGCAAAGCTGACCTGGGGGAAGAATATGTCTATTTGAACCGCAGAGGGCAACCTCAGCCACAAGGGCAACATCCATCGTTTAAGAACtgggtggatctgcaggacagacagatgaaataTGGAGACCTGTCTTTGACCCTTAAGAATGTGACGAGGAGTAACACTGGAACATACGAGTGTCTTGTCTTCGAGGACGAAACAGTCTCGTGGAAATCacttagcaacatcagcctgactgttgttgatcctccag gtcagacaggaggacacacagaggatggagggaaggaggatggagggaaggaggatggagggaaggaggatggagggaaggaggatcAATCTGTCGGACTCAAAGTTGGACTGACAGTTTGTACTTTGTTGCTCTTTGCAGTCATTGCTGGGATAATTTATAAATTCGTTACATGCAAGGAGAAGAATTCTCATGACCTTCCTGCTGATCAAGATGTTTGTCTGAAGCAAACCATTTTTTCCTTTAACTCCGTGTAA
- the LOC143414817 gene encoding uncharacterized protein LOC143414817 isoform X4 — translation MSTPPRTWDLGIEANVQTKTAESGKDVTLPCQAPHNNLIGVKWRKADLGEEYVYLNRRGQPQPQGQHPSFKNWVDLQDRQMKYGDLSLTLKNVTRSNTGTYECLVFEDETVSWKSLSNISLTVVDPPGQTGGHTEDGGKEDQSVGLKVGLTVCTLLLFAVIAGIIYKFVTCKEKNSHDLPADQDVCLKQTIFSFNSV, via the exons ATGAGTACACCCCCCAGGACTTGGGATTTGGGCATTGAAGCCAATG tCCAGACGAAGACAGCTGAATCTGGAAAGGACGTCACTCTGCCATGTCAAGCTCCACACAACAACTTGATAGGTGTAAAGTGGCGCAAAGCTGACCTGGGGGAAGAATATGTCTATTTGAACCGCAGAGGGCAACCTCAGCCACAAGGGCAACATCCATCGTTTAAGAACtgggtggatctgcaggacagacagatgaaataTGGAGACCTGTCTTTGACCCTTAAGAATGTGACGAGGAGTAACACTGGAACATACGAGTGTCTTGTCTTCGAGGACGAAACAGTCTCGTGGAAATCacttagcaacatcagcctgactgttgttgatcctccag gtcagacaggaggacacacagaggatggagggaaggaggat cAATCTGTCGGACTCAAAGTTGGACTGACAGTTTGTACTTTGTTGCTCTTTGCAGTCATTGCTGGGATAATTTATAAATTCGTTACATGCAAGGAGAAGAATTCTCATGACCTTCCTGCTGATCAAGATGTTTGTCTGAAGCAAACCATTTTTTCCTTTAACTCCGTGTAA
- the LOC143414817 gene encoding uncharacterized protein LOC143414817 isoform X1, translating to MSTPPRTWDLGIEANVQTKTAESGKDVTLPCQAPHNNLIGVKWRKADLGEEYVYLNRRGQPQPQGQHPSFKNWVDLQDRQMKYGDLSLTLKNVTRSNTGTYECLVFEDETVSWKSLSNISLTVVDPPGQTGGHTEDGGKEDGGKEDGGKEDGGKEDQSVGLKVGLTVCTLLLFAVIAGIIYKFVTCKEKNSHDLPADQDVCLKQTIFSFNSV from the exons ATGAGTACACCCCCCAGGACTTGGGATTTGGGCATTGAAGCCAATG tCCAGACGAAGACAGCTGAATCTGGAAAGGACGTCACTCTGCCATGTCAAGCTCCACACAACAACTTGATAGGTGTAAAGTGGCGCAAAGCTGACCTGGGGGAAGAATATGTCTATTTGAACCGCAGAGGGCAACCTCAGCCACAAGGGCAACATCCATCGTTTAAGAACtgggtggatctgcaggacagacagatgaaataTGGAGACCTGTCTTTGACCCTTAAGAATGTGACGAGGAGTAACACTGGAACATACGAGTGTCTTGTCTTCGAGGACGAAACAGTCTCGTGGAAATCacttagcaacatcagcctgactgttgttgatcctccag gtcagacaggaggacacacagaggatggagggaaggaggatggagggaaggaggatggagggaaggaggatggagggaaggaggatcAATCTGTCGGACTCAAAGTTGGACTGACAGTTTGTACTTTGTTGCTCTTTGCAGTCATTGCTGGGATAATTTATAAATTCGTTACATGCAAGGAGAAGAATTCTCATGACCTTCCTGCTGATCAAGATGTTTGTCTGAAGCAAACCATTTTTTCCTTTAACTCCGTGTAA
- the LOC143414817 gene encoding uncharacterized protein LOC143414817 isoform X2 — MVGVKHEGVMVQTKTAESGKDVTLPCQAPHNNLIGVKWRKADLGEEYVYLNRRGQPQPQGQHPSFKNWVDLQDRQMKYGDLSLTLKNVTRSNTGTYECLVFEDETVSWKSLSNISLTVVDPPGQTGGHTEDGGKEDGGKEDGGKEDGGKEDQSVGLKVGLTVCTLLLFAVIAGIIYKFVTCKEKNSHDLPADQDVCLKQTIFSFNSV, encoded by the exons ATGGTGGGTGTGAAACATGAAGGTGTCATGG tCCAGACGAAGACAGCTGAATCTGGAAAGGACGTCACTCTGCCATGTCAAGCTCCACACAACAACTTGATAGGTGTAAAGTGGCGCAAAGCTGACCTGGGGGAAGAATATGTCTATTTGAACCGCAGAGGGCAACCTCAGCCACAAGGGCAACATCCATCGTTTAAGAACtgggtggatctgcaggacagacagatgaaataTGGAGACCTGTCTTTGACCCTTAAGAATGTGACGAGGAGTAACACTGGAACATACGAGTGTCTTGTCTTCGAGGACGAAACAGTCTCGTGGAAATCacttagcaacatcagcctgactgttgttgatcctccag gtcagacaggaggacacacagaggatggagggaaggaggatggagggaaggaggatggagggaaggaggatggagggaaggaggatcAATCTGTCGGACTCAAAGTTGGACTGACAGTTTGTACTTTGTTGCTCTTTGCAGTCATTGCTGGGATAATTTATAAATTCGTTACATGCAAGGAGAAGAATTCTCATGACCTTCCTGCTGATCAAGATGTTTGTCTGAAGCAAACCATTTTTTCCTTTAACTCCGTGTAA
- the LOC143414847 gene encoding Fc receptor-like protein 4 — MGEVSVLWLLFLTSLLIYTTNQVRLTVNPNSSQFFKEKSVSLSCEGAENSAGWTLRRSTLEGKSHCGKTWGRWSNSSCKISMTLPWDSGVYWCESREGPISNMVNLTVTGGSVILQSPVLPVMEGDDVTLLCKTKTTPSNLLAAFYKDGVFIGSETTGHMTIQHVSRSDEGLYKCDISGHGESPSSWITVTGNPITTVLPTSTPPPPTFTSLTPGSASHPDAPSLQLEFRLPFHLLVFCPYFIATVLMVSLCRRRAKAPPTCTGQKLPDDLFD; from the exons ATGGGGGAAGTTTCTGTGCTGTGGCTGCTCT TCCTGACCTCACTGCTGATCTACACGACAAACCAAG TTCGTCTGACTGTGAACCCAAACAGCTCTCAGTTCTTCAAAGaaaagtctgtgtctctgagctgtgagggGGCCGAAAActctgctggatggactctgaggagaaGCACACTTGAAGGAAAGAGTCACTGTGGAAAAACGTGGGGAAGATGGTCCAATTCTTCCTGTAAGATCAGCATGACGCTCCCATGGgacagtggagtttactggtgtgagtccagagagggtcccatcagtaacatggttaacctgacagtcactg gtggatcagtgatcctgcagagtcctgtcctccctgtgatggagggagatgacgtcactctgctctgtaaaacaaagaccactccctccaacctcctagctgctttctataaagatggtGTCTTCATTGGGAGTGAGactacaggtcacatgaccatccagcatgtttccaggtctgatgaaggcctctacaagtgtgacatcagcggtcatggagagtctccatccagctggatcactgtcacag GTAATCCAATAACCACAGTCCTGCCTACATCTACACCCCCACCACCCACTTTTACATCCCTCACCCCTGGATCAGCTTCACACCCTGATGCCCCCTCCCTCCAGCTTGAGTTCAGACTGCCTTTCCACCTGCTGGTGTTCTGTCCATACTTCATTGCCACTGTCCTCATGGTGTCTTTATGTCGACGCAGAGCCAAAG CACCACCTACCTGCACTGGACAGAAGTTGCCTGACGACTTGTTTGACTGA